A region of the Cucurbita pepo subsp. pepo cultivar mu-cu-16 chromosome LG14, ASM280686v2, whole genome shotgun sequence genome:
GTCAGTTCTAATatctttttactattttattcaTCTTTTATATCAGTCATCTTCATATTTTACTACTTGAATATTGGGAAATCTAGGAAACCGAGGAGCTGAAAAGGgtattagaaaaagaaattttaagttttaaggtATCTTCTCTTTTGTCCATCAATTATACTGATACAATgttgagttttctttttcctttaatttttttaacgtaCCTGAAATGGGATGCAGGAACAGTGTTGGTCAGAAAAGCAGCCCAGTCCTGCTTTGGGTAAGCATAACCAGAATAGAGTTGAATCTTTTCCTTGTTGTGTTGAAATACCTACTGATGGTACTGATGTCTGGGAAATTGACACCAGACAACTAAAATTTGAGAACAAAGTTGGATCCGGGTCGTATGGGGACCTGTAAGTTTTATCTAATTATGACGTATGATTGTTAactgataaaaattaaaaagcttGTTGATATATCCTGATCCTAATCTTCACTCCCTCTCCTCTCTAGGTATCGGGGCACTTATTGTAGTCAGGAAGTAGCTATTAAAGTACTGAGGCCTGAGCGTCTTAACGAAGAGATGGTCAAAGAATTCTCTCAAGAAGTTTATATAATGAGGTTTGTCTGTATTGTTATTAACACCATTATGCTTTAGAAGAACATGGTATGCCCTTGAAGGACAACGTGGGATACAGTGGGTTTAGGCTAAAAATGTAGCAACCAGAAAAGGTAGGGCTTAGATATTATACTTCTTACaagttttaattgaatttaagaTCATCTGTTACTTTCTAATCTTTAGTCTTCGAAATAATGCTTTTACTTGAGAAGAGGTGCTTCTGGccttaaaattctaatttatctTTGCGGTCGTGGTAAAATACTGGCCTCCCccatatatcatatttgataataGAAAAAACAACATACCGATTCAAAAGAGGATTGTACAAGGGAAGATAATCATCCTCATATTGTCCTAAAGGATTGTTGAAAGGAACATTATGAGATTTGTCTGGAAATGCAAGCCTAATGAAAAGCTATAACTTTTAAGTCCTTCAAACTTAGAAGGGCATCTTCAAACTAAGAAAGTTATTTAACCTATTTTCCATTGGTATTCCTCTCCAGATAATTTTGCCGCTTAAGAATTCCCATATTGATAATGAAGATAATGGCTTCAGAATAAAACCCATAAAAGCACTTGGACATGTAATGCAGGATGAAGTCTTTTACTATCATACTAAAGTCCGGTACCTATTTTTGCAGGAAAGTTCGGCACAAAAATGTTGTTCAATTCATTGGAGCATGTACCAAACCTCCAAACCTCTGCATCGTGACGGGTAAGCTATGATTATTGAGAAATAAATGACTTCATAGTAAGGTTGCAACCTGTCACTTctagaaatttcatttttcacgatagagtttttcattttgtttctcagCCAATTGATTGTTGCTCATGTTTTATCTTTTACAGAGTTTATGTCGAGAGGAAGTCTATATGACTTCCTTCATAAGCAAAGAGGTGTATTTAACCTTCCATCTTTACTTAAAGTAGCCATTAACATTTCAAGAGGGATGAACTATTtgcatcaaaataatataatccaTCGAGACCTCAAGACTGCCAATCTTCTGATGGATGAAAACATGGTGAGAGGAATTCATAGAAATAGTAGAATGAGAAATCTTCATTGATCTATTACCATTTATGCTCCTCCATTAAttcttctcttcatcttccactgaaaattgttcttgtttcattttttataataggCATTTATACTTATGTTTTGTGCATTTACGTGGGCGTTAACATGGATGTGTGTGCCTATTTGTAAGAAGCATGACATAATATCGTATGATTTCGAAAAAAAACAAGCataactagaaaaaaaaagattgcaAAAGAATATTTGGAATTCAGTGTTGAATCCTAGGTTCTTAAATTCAGGTTGTTAAGGTTGCTGATTTTGGAGTTGCCAGAGTTCAAACTCAATCTGGAGTAATGACAGCTGAAACTGGAACATACCGGTGGATGGCTCCTGAAGTATGTGCTTTCCGTAAATTTCTCATactttaaatatctttttaatcATTCCAAATGAAATATACCTTACTCAATACACAAGAAcgattgaaatttaatatcatctttatcaaaaagaaatatttagtatTATATAGGTCATATGCTTGAATAAAATTGCTGTGTGTAATTTGGTTCTTTAAGACTTTGATATGTTTATTATTCTTGTGAGGTATACGAGGACTGAGTCATGGTTAGCTGGGAGTCTGACGCATTTTCTATCATATCTTGCTTTCTCTCACTTCTAtgatcaattaaattataaaccaGAATTTGCATCTTGATCTTACCAACATTGTCAAGAGTGATAACAGTGATGAATTTAAGACACCGAACGACTGCAAGGTTCAATTGATAGCACGGCTTTAGATGGAGCACAGTAGTTAGAAAGGGTATATCTAACCTTGATGACATTAAATGCTCTGCTTTTATTCTTGACGCTCACTGACCCGAAATTTTACCAACGATTTGTCTTCCTTGAATTCATAGCAGCAAAACTTTTTTCAACTAATTACTTGTTTACTGCATTTATCAACTAGTCTTCCGATGTTTGTCACTCTAGATTCTAAAGGAAGTGCCATATCTTTTCAttgtgatgatttttttttttttttttgaatgtgAAGGTTATTGAGCATAAACCATATGACCATAAGGTAGATGTTTTCAGCTTTGGAATAGCTTTATGGGAGCTTTTAACCGGAGAAGTAAGCAGCTGCTTTGATTTGAGTATTCATTTTATGGATGTTTTTATGGCTTCTCCAGTTTAGTGTACATATGATTTCCCTTTTGCCATTTTGTTGTATGACTAGATTCCTTACTCATCCATGACCCCATTACAAGCAGCTGTTGGTGTAGTCCAGAAGGTATAGACATATATTTTCTTGAACAATACTACCAATACTGCAATTAATACGCTTTAATTTATTATCCGACGTTGTTTAACAGAGACTGCGACCTACAATACCGAAGAATGCTCATCCCGTTGTTGCTGAACTGCTTGAAAGATGCTGGAGGCAGGATCCAACCGAACGGCCAAACTTCTCTGAAATTTTAGAGATACTCAAACAGATAGCTGAGCAGGTAAGGTAGACTCATTAGCAATATCTGACATGTTGAATTACGAAAAGTTTCTCAGTGAGATTCGATCGAAGCAGGTCAAAAACAACGGGGAAAATCGACGCAAGAAGGATAAAATATCCGGTGCGTTCTTCTCAGCCTTCAAGAGGGAGCACCACTGAATACACTGGACGAGCTTCGCCAGAGGTACAATGGTGCTGGTAATCAATAAGACCCTCCCACAAAAAGTAGGAAAATGTTTGGACCGCCTTTTTTGTGACTTCTATTGTGTTCATGTTTCCTTCTTTTACCTAACAGCTAAATTGGTAGATAACCCGTAGCATGCTGTATAATATGCTATTCAAAACTAATACATCTGAATGTAGAATTCGCCTTCTTTCTTTGATATTACAAGTTGGATTCTGTCTCTATCTctctatcttctttcttttcttttatgctGATAAATGCATGAATTTTGAATCTTAAATCAAGTTGTGCAAATTATTTgtgagaagagaagagaactGATAATCAATCATTAACAAGAAAAGAATTGGCACTTGGATTCAACTCGTGCAGCTCGAGAATCGTACTAAAgcataaaacttcaaaaactaGCTGCAAAACACTTGAGAAATAAAGGTCAAGAAGAGAATCTCCAAACAACAATCAAACAGAGGATATAAAcacaaaagaatagaattCTGAATGAACTTAGCCACACTATTATATGTCCTGTAGAAGCATCTGCTAGTAGTATAAATGATACCTTTTCTCTTCAGCTTTGAAGAAACAATCTTCAATAATCAGACTCTTCACTGTATCTGTTCAGAAGCTGGCGAGCACGAACCCGAACCTGCAATCGAACCAATGCATGCATGAATTGAAGAGCTACCCGCGCCTGCCTCCTCGCACACACCCCTCGAGCCAGTGCTTGCAGCTTCACCAAGCTTCTTAGTGCTTGAAATGCTCGTCTTGCCTGAACAACAAGCGTAGGTGTTGATAATACATCAAAGGACTAAATGTAGCCTACTTTAGCATAGACAAACTCATCAAGAATTCAATGAACAAATATGTCATGGTAAGATATAATACAAGATGGCCTCTGAAACAAGCTTGGATTTTGATGGCTGCCACTTCCTCTATAGACAAATCTTTGTTTTGAAAACTGGGTATCCTTGAATCATATGtaaattcttcatcttcatcatcatcatcttcttcttcttcttcttcttcatgttcttcatcttcttgttgtTGTGCTAATGTGAGAttggtttcttcttcatcatgaTTTGGGCTGGCATTTGTCTGCAGAAAAACAATGTCTCTGTTGGCTTTTCTACTCAGCTTCCTTCGAGCTCTTCTGAACCAGTTTCTTGTAATCCCCAtacttcttgttcttcacaGGCATCATAAATGGTTAGCTGCTAATTTCTGATGACTTTAACGGACAATAAGGTTGCTAGAAAGTGGGAGATGTGCTCAACATGTTCGTGTTAGAACACAGATTTTGGATGGAACTAAACAAATTTTGTGTTAATGTTTATGTTGCTTTGTCACAAATCCAACAACGTGGAGAGatgtctttttttcttcttcttcttctttcttttatgaCAATGATAGTGAGTTGACTTTGGTTGTTTGTTGTTTAGCAGGTTAGAATAATGTGGCTCacgattttatatttttgaagaGCTAGAGAAAAGATTTAGACTTGTGCTTAGGGTAGTCGTATATAATGACTGTCGAATagtttttttagataaaacgTGCCTATTAATAAGGTAAGCGGAAATTTTCAGTTTCCATCTTTACCGGCCCGTTGGATAACTATTTTgctttttaaaatgaaatttataaatattacttCTATCTAGTtttatctttgttttgttacCTATTGGctaacaattattaaaaatttatatctaacattttgtttttgatgaaAACCAAACATACTTTCGATCTTAGTGTAAATAATATACTATCGATATCTTTTTAAAGAATAgagatattttgaaattgtagcaatcttattttataatttaacctaatttgaATTATGCAATTCTCCAGTTACGAAATTATAACGGTAGATTgtaacaaaattttctactcaACTCATTTTTACCGTTTAAATTACCAATTTGAAAATAGCTTAACTCATATAAAACTGTACTTTTACCGTAAGAATGATGTAACGTTTAAATTCCCAATTTGAAACTCAACTCATCTTTTACCGTAAGAATGATGTAACGTTTAAATTCCCAATTTGAGTTGAATATAAAACTGTACCCTTAAATAAGAGTTCAGATATTTGAATAATCGCATCAAATAtcgttgaaaaaaaataaagattgaaaaatgaaatcgaTGAATTAATATGtaataaactaaatttgacATCCATTATTAATAACATAAACCATACGATAGTATTGGaacaattcaataattaaaacgGTAGTCACACACTACTTTATTagtaatttcatatattttatcatattaCATCCCTTAACCTGCTTTAGGAATTAAAACACACTTATTCTCAACATTGACATCAACCCAAACTCGTCCAGGATTGTAATTCATAATTCTCGGACTCCCCGCGATAATCTTTTGTGCTTTGACATGAGGATTCTCCCTTTCTATTATCCTAGCAGCGATAGAATATTCTATACCCACCAGTTCTGGCCATTCCTTTTTTCCTGTTAATTTTTTGTAATGCACATAACTCACAATCAAATTACTGCAAATGAACGAACCAATAAGATATTTGcccaaatataaatataagagttttgaaaatctcatttttcGTGCcaaatcttttaatatatagaaaaaatctaaatttttttgagaggtgacaaaattataataaagtaAATTAGGCCGAAGAATCATTGTACAACAATTTTAAACGAAAGAGACAAATTTTTATGCATTATAGATCATAAACTAAATCCTTCGTTCAATTGAACGGTTTTGAAATCGAGATTTATATGATAGGAAGAACTTACCGGGAGGACAGATGTCCGACATCTTGTTGAATGCTTTGGTTGATTATATCGAAATACTTAGCTTATAATGAATTTATTCGACTAAATGAATATTGTATTTATAGCCAATACCCGATAAGGAGTAATTAAGAATgttgacttttttattttctctttaatatcgaatttcattttattaaaataaatagtttagcTTTATCGAGAATATAATGAACTCtgttttatacaaaatttaaaaacatatattattattcgTAAACCTTTTATTTTGGGACATGCAAAACGATGCAacttttcaatattcaattaCCTCCACCAAGAGTATTGATATCAATTACATAAATTAGAATGATTCTAAAAGATACAGACACTCTACGAGTTACGTTCGATTTTTTATCTGTATTTTTTGAACTCAACAGATACCTATAGTTGCAACGACACATCAAATAATGGTAAAATTCGATAAGGTAAAATAAGAATCgttcattaaaaaaagtaaactcataaatcataaaaggCATTGGAAGAATGTTACTTCTTATTCTTAATGTCTATCTTTAATTAAAGTTCATAAAAGAACCTTTTAAATGCATTTCTATCTTTTATggaatgtttaaaaaaaaaaaaaaaaaactttaaacgATTGTAATGACGttattttcttattgaaaTAGAGCTCCTACCCTATGCATATTGTACCATTTTTATGCGGAAACgttcattttaaatagttcataaatCATTGATTTATacatcaaaaataaaattcttaaatcaaACCgacaacatttaaaaaataaaaaattaatgaaaactaagaaataaaacaatgtCTTATGCTAATCTAagactaaaaaacaaaataaaaaagcagTTTATCCTAGTGTTGGTTCGAGGATCTCCAACGTGATGTCGCGGTTATCCGTACAGGAGTAATTTGtttgacttgagtattttaagaaatactcagtaattGACTCTACTATTGTGGTTGGGAATGCAaacatgtgagatctcacgttgattggagaagggaacaaaaaatttcttataagggtgtggaaacctcccccagtggacacgttttaaaatcgtgaggctggcGATGTGTAGCAGGCTAATGCCGATAATTATGCTAATTGAGAATGTTTACTTAATCCACCctacctaaatggtgtgaaagttatctatttataatcagataaattaaaaggatacgaaaatagtaataaatagaaataacaataTATGGAAGATACCATAACTCAAATatagatatttgcctttaataaaatatcaaatatgatatatatagtaaggcgtggaaacctctccctactacATACGTTTTAAATCTGTGAAACTGACGACGACGATaagtaacgggccaaagtggacaatatttgctagtggtgaacttgggctattacaagtggtatcagagatagacgcggtgtgccagtgaaaATGTTGGGCCTcgaggggagtggattgtgagatctcatatggattggagagagaaacaaaatattcgtTACAAGGGtctagaaacctctccctagtagacgcgttttataaCCGTGAGGCTTgcaatatgtaacgggccaaagcggacaatatttactagcagtggacttgggctgttacgtTTTCGAACATATGTAACGGTGAAATTGCCAATATGAAAATAGCTCAAGTAATACAAGCTGCACGTTTGAACTTTCTTTATGGTATATTAAGTTTGACGAAGCATAAATAGTATGATAGTATTGAaacaattcaataattaaaatggtagttagacaataattaaaattggtACTTTCATATAGACACGTACATATAACTTTTACAACGATACCCGTGAGTAATTTTTAACCAACTTTGGGAGGTGAAATACAAACATCCTTAATATTGACAATAACCCTAACTCGTGAAGGATCGTAATTCAAAATCATCGGACTTCCAGCAAGAATCTTTTGTGGTTTGACGTTAGGATTCTCCTTTTGTATTATATCTGCAACTTCATAATATTCTACGAACACAAGCTCGGGCCATTCACTTTTCCCtatttaaaacacatattcgtgttaaatttgttaatacaGATCACTCACAATAAAATGCACATAATTCCATACCAAGACTTACAAACCGCTCCATCATAGCATTtctaaacaatttcaaaacaattttaagAGTAAATGATAGGAAGAACATATGAAGAGAACACGTACGTACCAGACATTTTGCTTCGTTATATGGAAATGCTTTTCGTTATATGGAAATGCTTAGCGTACTCTTTTGTTGAATTTGTTCGGCCAAATGAGTGTCGTATTTATAGCCAACACCCGGGCTTTTGTTGTAGTTTTCTATGAAGTTTTATTGGTAGTATTATCGTGTAGGACAGGTTGGCTAAGTCGTCTTTTcgtcttttatattattattattattattattattattataattcattaatggttaactataatattttattttattttattaaaataaatagtataatattgttgtttattatattctctacaaattttaaaatattaaattttacatCCCATAggaatttaaacaaaatatttgtttataaccttatctatatatttaaaaaacattggAATAATGTCTACTTTTTCCAACATTATCCAAACACTTTTGAAgattataaacaatattttaaacttatttacttttaatttttaaa
Encoded here:
- the LOC111810201 gene encoding serine/threonine-protein kinase STY8-like isoform X1, with the translated sequence MPIEDDVESCGSRASDSSSSQANPRHHRQKLDVYNEVLRRIQESNFHEANLPGFDDQLWLHFNRLPARYALDVNVDRAEDVLMHKRLLQLAVDPANRPAFDVRSVQVYPSTNENFINSSFLDSSMTEDAQSSLNYSNRQGNHPPPTFGSSPNLEAFAIQACKYGVEDRDSALNMTPCVSRPMHEITFATIDKPKLLSELTCFLADVGLNIQEAHAFSSVDGFSLDAFVIDGWPYEETEELKRVLEKEILSFKEQCWSEKQPSPALGKHNQNRVESFPCCVEIPTDGTDVWEIDTRQLKFENKVGSGSYGDLYRGTYCSQEVAIKVLRPERLNEEMVKEFSQEVYIMRKVRHKNVVQFIGACTKPPNLCIVTEFMSRGSLYDFLHKQRGVFNLPSLLKVAINISRGMNYLHQNNIIHRDLKTANLLMDENMVVKVADFGVARVQTQSGVMTAETGTYRWMAPEVIEHKPYDHKVDVFSFGIALWELLTGEIPYSSMTPLQAAVGVVQKRLRPTIPKNAHPVVAELLERCWRQDPTERPNFSEILEILKQIAEQVKNNGENRRKKDKISGAFFSAFKREHH
- the LOC111810201 gene encoding serine/threonine-protein kinase STY8-like isoform X2; translated protein: MPIEDDVESCGSRASDSSSSQANPRHHRQKLDVYNEVLRRIQESNFHEANLPGFDDQLWLHFNRLPARYALDVNVDRAEDVLMHKRLLQLAVDPANRPAFDVRSVQVYPSTNENFINSSFLDSSMTEDAQSSLNYSNRQGNHPPPTFGSSPNLEAFAIQACKYGVEDRDSALNMTPCVSRPMHEITFATIDKPKLLSELTCFLADVGLNIQEAHAFSSVDGFSLDAFVIDGWPYEETEELKRVLEKEILSFKCWSEKQPSPALGKHNQNRVESFPCCVEIPTDGTDVWEIDTRQLKFENKVGSGSYGDLYRGTYCSQEVAIKVLRPERLNEEMVKEFSQEVYIMRKVRHKNVVQFIGACTKPPNLCIVTEFMSRGSLYDFLHKQRGVFNLPSLLKVAINISRGMNYLHQNNIIHRDLKTANLLMDENMVVKVADFGVARVQTQSGVMTAETGTYRWMAPEVIEHKPYDHKVDVFSFGIALWELLTGEIPYSSMTPLQAAVGVVQKRLRPTIPKNAHPVVAELLERCWRQDPTERPNFSEILEILKQIAEQVKNNGENRRKKDKISGAFFSAFKREHH
- the LOC111810201 gene encoding serine/threonine-protein kinase STY17-like isoform X3, whose translation is MHKRLLQLAVDPANRPAFDVRSVQVYPSTNENFINSSFLDSSMTEDAQSSLNYSNRQGNHPPPTFGSSPNLEAFAIQACKYGVEDRDSALNMTPCVSRPMHEITFATIDKPKLLSELTCFLADVGLNIQEAHAFSSVDGFSLDAFVIDGWPYEETEELKRVLEKEILSFKEQCWSEKQPSPALGKHNQNRVESFPCCVEIPTDGTDVWEIDTRQLKFENKVGSGSYGDLYRGTYCSQEVAIKVLRPERLNEEMVKEFSQEVYIMRKVRHKNVVQFIGACTKPPNLCIVTEFMSRGSLYDFLHKQRGVFNLPSLLKVAINISRGMNYLHQNNIIHRDLKTANLLMDENMVVKVADFGVARVQTQSGVMTAETGTYRWMAPEVIEHKPYDHKVDVFSFGIALWELLTGEIPYSSMTPLQAAVGVVQKRLRPTIPKNAHPVVAELLERCWRQDPTERPNFSEILEILKQIAEQVKNNGENRRKKDKISGAFFSAFKREHH